In one Corythoichthys intestinalis isolate RoL2023-P3 chromosome 16, ASM3026506v1, whole genome shotgun sequence genomic region, the following are encoded:
- the mmd gene encoding monocyte to macrophage differentiation factor encodes MKRVNSFHRFMNRRPSANCRYQPTCYEHAANCYTHAFLIAPALVGTALLHRLSADEWHRATAWVYGLGLVALFLVSTVFHVVTWKRSHMREVEHCFHICDRVVIYVFIAASYTPWLNLRELGPVACHMRWLVWLMAAAGTFYVYKYHEKYKVVELAFYLTMGFLPASVVTSMKPTEGLLEVACGGLLYCVGVVFFKSDGVIPFAHAIWHVFVALAAAVHYYAIWKYLYAHADPS; translated from the exons ATTCATGAATAGACGGCCTTCTGCTAACTGTCGCTACCAGCCCACCTGCTACGAGCATGCTGCTAATTGCTACACCCACGCA TTCCTGATCGCGCCCGCCCTAGTGGGCACGGCGCTGCTACACCGCCTGTCGGCTGACGAATGGCACCGTGCCACGGCGTGGGTATATGGCCTTGGACTCGTCGCCCTCTTCCTGGTCTCTACCGTCTTCCACGTCGTCACCTGGAAGAGGAGCCACATGAG GGAAGTGGAGCATTGTTTCCACATCTGCGACCGAGTCGTCATCTACGTCTTCATTGCGGCCTCTTACACGCCTTG GTTGAATCTGCGCGAGCTGGGTCCAGTGGCGTGTCACATGCGTTGGTTGGTGTGGCTGATGGCAGCCGCCGGTACCTTTTACGTCTACAAATATCACGAAAA GTACAAAGTGGTGGAGCTGGCCTTTTACCTGACCATGGGCTTCCTGCCTGCCTCTGTCGTCACCTCTATG AAGCCGACggaaggtttgctggaggtggcCTGCGGCGGCCTGTTGTACTGCGTGGGCGTGGTCTTCTTCAAAAGCGACGGCGTCATTCCCTTCGCGCACGCCATCTGGCACGTCTTTGTGGCGCTGGCCGCCGCCGTTCACTACTACGCCATCTGGAAGTACCTCTACGCTCACGCCGACCCGTCCTGA
- the LOC130931961 gene encoding hepatic leukemia factor-like, whose protein sequence is MMHERNVFVFSRRPPKASPTRLALATPLCAVTSPGWLSAHGRRREGLSGAGRAGASVPPSKPSCLRPPPPVRRPPASLDDSPSRLSLGDPRFQPPRVPPPGRSCGISTSLRTLFSACRRRRMEKMARPLPVNAAFLPPTHGVLKSLLENPLKLPFHHDEGFGKEKDKEKKLEDESGAANPPQSAFLGPTLWDKTLPYDGDNFQLEYMDLEEFLSENGIPANTAQSDQRQAAPPPPPPQAPQAPQAPAAPSVVDLSSRAATSVHASMQTCLRSPNATGPAVTSASSRDTPSPIDPESIQVALSYEPDPADLALSSVPGQAVFDPRKHKFSPEELKPQPMIKKARKVFIPDDLKDDKYWARRRKNNVAAKRSRDARRLKENQIAIRAGFLEKENAALRLEVADLRKELGRCKNVVAKYQARHGPL, encoded by the exons ATGATGCATGAACGCAACGTATTCGTGTTTTCCCGACGTCCACCGAAGGCGTCGCCGACTCGGCTGGCTTTAGCCACGCCCCTCTGCGCCGTGACGTCACCCGGCTGGCTTTCCGCACATGGACGTCGTCGTGAAGGTCTGAGCGGTGCTGGGAGGGCGGGAGCGTCTGTACCTCCGTCAAAGCCGAGCTGCCTCCGCCCTCCGCCTCCAGTCCGCCGACCGCCAGCCAGCCTCGACGACAGCCCAAGCCGCCTGAGCCTCGGCGACCCCCGTTTCCAGCCTCCGCGAGTCCCTCCCCCGGGCCGCAGCTGCGGGATTTCGACGTCTCTGCGAACTTTGTTCTCCGCTTGCCGTCGACGACGAATGGAGAAAATGGCCAGACCTCTTCCCGTCAACGCAGCTTTCCTGCCGCCGACGCACGGCGTGCTAAAGTCGCTGCTGGAGAACCCGCTCAAATTGCCTTTCCACCACGACGAAG GTTTTGGTAAAGAGAAGGACAAGGAGAAGAAATTGGAGGATGAGAGCGGAGCGGCCAACCCGCCACAGTCGGCCTTCCTCGGGCCCACACTGTGGGACAAGACACTGCCCTACGATGGCGACAACTTTCAACTGGAGTACATGGATCTGGAGGAGTTCTTGTCCGAGAACGGCATTCCTGCCAACACGGCGCAGAGCGACCAGCGGCAAGCGGCCCCACCGCCGCCGCCCCCCCAAGCCCCACAGGCCCCCCAGGCCCCGGCCGCCCCATCAGTGGTGGACCTGAGCAGTCGCGCCGCCACTTCGGTGCACGCCAGCATGCAGACGTGTTTGCGCAGCCCCAACGCTACAG GCCCGGCGGTGACATCGGCATCGTCACGCGACACGCCCAGCCCCATCGACCCAGAGTCCATCCAGGTGGCGCTAAGCTACGAGCCCGACCCAGCCGACCTGGCGCTGTCCAGCGTTCCCGGCCAGGCTGTTTTCGACCCGCGCAAGCACAAGTTCTCGCCCGAGGAGCTCAAGCCGCAACCCATGATTAAAAAGGCCCGGAAGGTCTTTATACCAGATGACCTCAAG GACGACAAGTACTGGGCACGCCGCAGAAAGAACAACGTGGCGGCTAAGCGGTCGCGAGACGCTCGGCGGCTTAAGGAGAACCAGATCGCCATCCGCGCCGGCTTCCTGGAGAAGGAAAACGCCGCCTTGCGTCTGGAGGTAGCCGACCTACGCAAAGAGCTGGGACGCTGCAAGAACGTCGTGGCCAAGTACCAGGCCAGGCACGGCCCCCTGTGA